A DNA window from Syntrophaceae bacterium contains the following coding sequences:
- a CDS encoding protease inhibitor I42 family protein gives MKKGWMLFLVFIITMVLAPAIQAAPGDGRAGAGRVGGVGPVFTDPNQPVEVAAGETFRIVLDSNRTTGYGWQLAETPDEAVVKKVHNRYRVPRVKRPGAGGQEVWRFQAVKPGTAEIRMVYVRSWEKSVEPARTAVFKVNVK, from the coding sequence ATGAAGAAGGGATGGATGCTGTTTCTGGTTTTTATCATAACGATGGTCTTGGCTCCGGCGATTCAGGCCGCGCCGGGAGACGGCCGGGCGGGGGCGGGCCGGGTCGGGGGAGTCGGGCCGGTCTTCACCGATCCGAATCAGCCGGTTGAAGTGGCGGCGGGGGAAACCTTCCGCATCGTCCTCGACTCCAACCGAACGACGGGCTACGGGTGGCAGCTCGCGGAAACGCCCGACGAAGCGGTGGTGAAGAAGGTCCACAACCGCTATCGGGTACCGAGGGTGAAGCGTCCGGGCGCCGGCGGGCAGGAAGTCTGGCGGTTTCAGGCCGTGAAGCCGGGGACGGCGGAGATCCGGATGGTTTACGTCCGCTCCTGGGAAAAGAGCGTCGAACCCGCCCGGACGGCTGTTTTCAAGGTCAACGTGAAATGA
- a CDS encoding ABC transporter permease: MNPVRVQAIIRKEFYHLIRDYRSLILAFAIPLLLILLFGYALSLDVDNVETVVVDQDRTDLSRDFIRRLDASPYFHVKAHLADTRIVADWLDRDRATVAVVIPPDWTENLRSDREAPLQILLDGSDPNFANIARGYVNAFVEQYNGKLLADFLTRRGIEPIRAPVEGRIRVWFNEDLESRNFIVPGIIALIIMIVGAILTSLVIAREYESGTMETLKSLPVTGMELLVGKAVPYFFIGLIDVLIAVFMGQVLFGIVMKASFWVMILASSLYLSVALALGLLISTVTKNQLVANQGAILLTYLPSLLLSNFVFPIANMPKALQLLTYIVPANYYIEILSGIYLKNLGFIQMWTNFAVLGVMFLVLAGMTGALLKKEGL, from the coding sequence ATGAACCCCGTCCGCGTCCAGGCCATCATCCGCAAGGAGTTCTATCACCTGATCCGGGACTACCGGAGCCTCATCCTGGCCTTCGCGATTCCGCTTCTCTTGATCCTCCTGTTCGGCTACGCGCTGAGCCTTGACGTGGACAACGTCGAGACGGTGGTCGTGGACCAGGACCGCACCGACCTGAGCCGGGACTTCATTCGCCGCCTCGATGCGTCACCCTATTTTCACGTGAAGGCCCACCTGGCGGACACACGCATTGTCGCCGACTGGCTCGACCGGGACCGGGCGACCGTGGCGGTCGTCATTCCCCCCGACTGGACGGAGAACCTCCGGAGCGACCGGGAGGCGCCGCTGCAGATCCTCCTGGACGGCAGCGACCCGAACTTCGCCAACATCGCCCGGGGTTACGTCAACGCCTTCGTCGAGCAGTACAACGGGAAGCTCCTGGCGGATTTCCTCACCCGCCGGGGGATCGAGCCGATCCGGGCTCCCGTGGAGGGGCGCATCCGGGTCTGGTTCAACGAGGACCTGGAGAGCCGGAACTTCATCGTCCCCGGAATCATCGCCCTCATCATCATGATCGTCGGGGCCATCCTGACCTCCCTGGTCATCGCCCGGGAGTACGAGAGCGGGACCATGGAGACCCTGAAGTCCCTCCCCGTCACGGGGATGGAGCTCCTGGTCGGCAAGGCGGTTCCCTACTTCTTCATCGGCCTGATCGATGTCCTGATCGCCGTCTTCATGGGACAGGTCCTCTTCGGCATCGTCATGAAGGCGAGTTTCTGGGTCATGATCCTGGCCTCGTCTCTCTACCTGTCGGTGGCCCTGGCCCTGGGGCTTCTCATCTCCACGGTCACCAAGAACCAGCTTGTGGCCAACCAGGGGGCGATCCTCCTCACCTATCTGCCGTCGCTGTTGCTGTCGAACTTCGTCTTCCCCATCGCCAACATGCCGAAGGCCCTCCAACTCCTCACGTATATCGTACCGGCGAACTACTACATCGAGATTCTGAGCGGCATCTACCTGAAAAACC